A genomic region of Tsukamurella pulmonis contains the following coding sequences:
- the bioD gene encoding dethiobiotin synthase, with protein MILCVTGTSTGVGKTVATAALAAALLPSGPVTVVKPAQTGFADGAARDEDGQLADAAEVARLAPGAVTVEHRRYPEPLAPLTAARRAGLAPLGRDEAAAVVRRAQGSVLVEGAGGVLVRLGLDDARTPFTLVDLAADLEAPVVVVADPALGTLNHTELTIRALAAGGVACAGIVLSRWPDQPGLAERCNLVDLPDLTGVPVVGRIPDGAAALPPERFAAAAPSWFDADWLSARSRR; from the coding sequence GTGATCCTCTGCGTCACCGGCACTTCCACGGGCGTCGGCAAGACCGTCGCGACTGCCGCCCTCGCCGCGGCGCTGCTGCCGAGTGGGCCGGTCACCGTCGTCAAGCCCGCCCAGACAGGGTTCGCCGACGGCGCCGCGCGCGACGAGGACGGGCAGCTCGCCGACGCCGCCGAGGTCGCGCGGCTCGCGCCGGGGGCCGTCACCGTCGAGCACCGGCGCTACCCGGAACCGCTCGCCCCGCTCACCGCCGCGCGCCGAGCGGGGCTGGCGCCCCTCGGGCGCGACGAGGCCGCCGCGGTCGTCCGGCGCGCGCAGGGGAGCGTGCTGGTCGAGGGCGCGGGTGGTGTGCTCGTGCGACTCGGCCTCGACGACGCCCGGACGCCGTTCACCCTCGTGGACCTGGCGGCCGACCTCGAGGCGCCGGTGGTCGTGGTCGCGGACCCTGCGCTCGGCACCCTCAATCACACCGAGCTGACGATCCGGGCCCTCGCCGCCGGCGGTGTCGCGTGCGCGGGCATCGTGCTCTCGCGTTGGCCCGATCAGCCGGGCCTGGCGGAGCGATGCAACCTCGTCGACCTGCCCGACCTCACGGGCGTGCCGGTCGTGGGGCGGATCCCCGACGGGGCGGCCGCGCTGCCGCCGGAGCGGTTCGCGGCGGCCGCGCCGTCGTGGTTCGACGCGGACTGGCTCAGCGCGCGATCCAGGCGCTGA
- a CDS encoding phosphatase PAP2 family protein has product MTLRSKKILVATVIAASLTTPLAVTASPAEAAPPTACAFTPQAAPTSSPVAAGAIAPTAEANSYIDQLAAFSRLPKSVLAANLDAAVATNRTATAAEQRAAVADNYGLLDDSIFSALGSRLTPAFHAAEAAGELPKTTALLIGKKALINAYVDTSAAKKHFQYQRPFEVAPDRITRYGDGRADLYEAVRGSGSYPSGHTAWGYAEAIVIATLLPELGPQLLARGADYGRHRVVLGVHYPLDVIGGRILAQAAVADALADPGFADLVAQARAELRAALAARAGGPIERVVACQRNYAETGAAATAYRRDLSWGLPRVGGDAPVQVPAGAITLLRAAHPGLNDAQLRERIARTAGPAGYPLDVTGGWQRIDLLSAWIAR; this is encoded by the coding sequence ATGACGCTTCGCTCGAAGAAGATCCTGGTCGCGACCGTGATCGCCGCATCCTTGACCACTCCGCTCGCCGTGACAGCGAGCCCCGCGGAGGCCGCTCCCCCGACTGCGTGCGCGTTCACCCCGCAGGCTGCGCCGACATCGAGCCCGGTCGCCGCCGGCGCGATCGCGCCGACCGCCGAGGCGAACTCGTACATCGATCAGCTGGCGGCCTTCTCCCGCCTGCCGAAGTCGGTGCTCGCCGCGAACCTCGACGCCGCCGTCGCGACCAATCGCACGGCCACCGCCGCCGAGCAGCGCGCCGCGGTCGCCGACAATTACGGCCTCCTCGACGACTCGATCTTCTCCGCTCTGGGCAGCCGCCTGACCCCTGCCTTCCATGCCGCCGAGGCCGCGGGCGAACTGCCGAAGACCACGGCACTGCTGATCGGCAAGAAGGCGCTGATCAACGCGTACGTCGACACCTCGGCGGCCAAGAAGCACTTCCAGTACCAGCGCCCGTTCGAGGTCGCGCCGGACCGCATCACGCGGTACGGGGACGGTCGAGCCGACCTGTACGAAGCGGTACGCGGCTCGGGCTCCTACCCGTCCGGGCACACCGCGTGGGGGTACGCCGAGGCGATCGTCATCGCCACCCTGCTCCCCGAGCTCGGCCCGCAGCTGCTCGCGCGCGGCGCCGACTACGGCAGGCACCGCGTCGTCCTCGGCGTGCACTACCCGCTCGACGTGATCGGCGGCCGGATCCTCGCGCAGGCCGCGGTGGCGGACGCGCTCGCCGATCCCGGTTTCGCCGATCTCGTCGCGCAGGCCCGCGCGGAGCTGCGGGCCGCGCTGGCCGCGCGCGCCGGCGGCCCCATCGAACGCGTGGTCGCCTGCCAGCGCAACTACGCCGAGACCGGCGCCGCCGCAACGGCGTACCGGCGCGATCTGAGCTGGGGCCTGCCGCGCGTGGGCGGCGACGCTCCCGTTCAGGTCCCGGCCGGGGCGATCACTCTGCTGCGCGCGGCGCACCCGGGCCTGAACGACGCCCAGCTGCGCGAGCGGATCGCCCGCACCGCGGGCCCCGCGGGCTACCCGCTCGACGTGACGGGCGGCTGGCAGCGGATCGACCTGCTCAGCGCCTGGATCGCGCGCTGA
- a CDS encoding adenosylmethionine--8-amino-7-oxononanoate transaminase, translating into MTPDEILALDTRTLWHPYSAVGGAGARVVTSAEGVRLTLGDGSRVIDGMSSWWAAIHGYRNPVLDAAAKAQIDTMSHVMFGGLTHESAARLGDLLVRITPPGLDRVFLADSGSVSIEVAVKTALQYWRARGVAGRNRLLTWRGGYHGDTFTPMSVCDPDGGMHSLWSDVLATQVFAPAPPAEYDEAYVAELDRLVGAHAHELAAVIIEPVVQGAGGMRFHPPAYVAALREITRRYDVLLICDEIATGFGRTGTLFACGAAEITPDILCVGKALTGGYLTLAATLCTDEVALAISHSDQGALMHGPTFMGNPLACAVAVASTELLLAQDWEARVAAIAEGLRDGLAPLRAVPGVVDVRVLGAIGVVQLDRSVDMAAATDATVAAGVWLRPFRDLVYTMPPFISTPDDVAAICRGVTAAVHAALQ; encoded by the coding sequence ATGACGCCCGACGAGATCCTCGCCCTGGACACCCGGACGCTCTGGCACCCGTACAGCGCCGTCGGCGGCGCGGGCGCGCGGGTGGTCACCTCCGCGGAGGGGGTGCGCCTGACCCTCGGCGACGGGTCGCGGGTGATCGACGGCATGAGCTCCTGGTGGGCCGCGATCCACGGCTACCGCAACCCCGTGCTCGACGCCGCGGCGAAGGCCCAGATCGACACGATGTCGCACGTCATGTTCGGCGGCCTGACCCATGAGAGCGCCGCCCGGCTGGGCGACCTGCTCGTCCGGATCACCCCGCCCGGCCTCGACCGGGTCTTCCTCGCCGACAGCGGGTCGGTGTCGATCGAGGTCGCCGTGAAGACCGCCCTGCAGTACTGGCGCGCCCGCGGCGTCGCCGGCCGCAACCGCCTTCTGACCTGGCGCGGTGGCTACCACGGCGACACCTTCACCCCGATGAGCGTCTGCGATCCCGACGGGGGCATGCACTCGCTGTGGAGCGACGTCCTCGCCACCCAGGTGTTCGCGCCCGCGCCGCCCGCCGAGTACGACGAGGCCTACGTCGCCGAGCTCGACCGTCTCGTCGGGGCGCACGCGCACGAGCTGGCCGCGGTCATCATCGAGCCCGTCGTGCAGGGCGCCGGCGGCATGCGTTTCCACCCGCCCGCGTACGTCGCGGCGCTGCGGGAGATCACCCGCCGGTACGACGTCCTTCTCATCTGCGACGAGATCGCCACCGGCTTCGGACGCACCGGCACCCTGTTCGCCTGCGGCGCGGCCGAGATCACGCCCGACATCCTGTGCGTCGGCAAGGCCCTGACCGGCGGTTACCTCACCCTTGCCGCCACGCTGTGCACCGACGAGGTCGCGCTCGCCATCTCGCACTCGGATCAGGGCGCGCTCATGCACGGCCCGACGTTCATGGGGAACCCGCTGGCCTGCGCCGTCGCCGTCGCCAGCACCGAACTGCTGCTCGCCCAGGACTGGGAGGCGCGGGTCGCGGCGATCGCAGAGGGGCTGCGCGACGGGCTCGCCCCGCTGCGCGCCGTGCCCGGCGTGGTGGACGTGCGCGTGCTGGGCGCGATCGGCGTGGTGCAGCTCGACCGGTCCGTGGACATGGCGGCCGCGACGGATGCGACGGTCGCGGCGGGCGTGTGGCTGCGCCCCTTCCGCGACCTGGTCTACACGATGCCGCCCTTCATCAGCACGCCCGACGACGTCGCCGCGATCTGTCGGGGAGTCACGGCCGCGGTGCACGCGGCGCTACAGTGA
- the treY gene encoding malto-oligosyltrehalose synthase, translating to MATGEPRPVGATYRLQLGPSFTFDDAARRVPYLADLGVTHLYLSPVLEAVHGSTHGYDVTDPTTVRAELGGRKGLERLADAAHVDGLGLVIDIVPNHLGVGRAEQNPWWWDVLRSGRESAFAHYFDIEWDPRNGAGGKLALPVLASEEDAAAITVDRSGPEPVLRYHDRTFPLGRDVGGLDVERLHYAQPYRLVPWTSPVRSYRRFFTVDDLAAVRVEDPEVFTATHAEVGSWFADGIADGLRVDHPDGLADPVGYLRMLRELTGPSAWIVIEKILEADEPVEPELPVDGTTGYDALREIGHALLDPAGETGLSALHERWTGDDGAVRWNSGATLRLRGELAAADLRPEFLRLARAIHREIATAVPLDDLADAALFWMNEIPYYRDDYPVLAARSAAARRRALDAAGSAGAEPGLRPALEAVAAARDRGGESARRFAQLTGALSAKALEDTAFYRSARLVSLQEVGGAPSDFGPSDPHPALARRATDRPAAMTALTTHDTKRGEDVRARIGVLSQCPWDWAVTVDRCLSLLPPPPDPMTGLFLLQNAFGVWPEDGVASDALRARLHAYAEKAMREGRIGTSWRSPDDAFEAAGHAFLDSLFDGPAGAAMTELVGELARHGRSDALAQKLLQLAGPGVPDVYQGTERWEDSLVDPDNRRPVDWSGADEAHPKQHLVRTALRLRRERPDSFVGGSYRPLLAEGPAADHLLAFHRGPDAGAPDVAVLATRHSLRLERAGGWRDTRLELGDGAWTDRLTGHVATGRTALQELFLEHPVALLVRE from the coding sequence ATGGCTACCGGCGAACCGCGTCCCGTCGGCGCGACCTACCGGCTGCAACTGGGGCCGTCCTTCACCTTCGACGACGCCGCCCGTCGCGTGCCCTACCTCGCCGATCTCGGGGTCACGCACCTCTACCTCTCCCCCGTCCTCGAGGCGGTGCACGGCTCGACGCACGGTTACGACGTGACCGATCCGACGACGGTGCGCGCCGAGCTCGGCGGCCGGAAGGGGCTCGAACGTCTCGCCGACGCGGCGCACGTCGACGGCCTCGGGCTGGTCATCGACATCGTCCCGAACCACCTCGGCGTCGGTCGGGCGGAGCAGAACCCGTGGTGGTGGGACGTTCTGCGCAGCGGGCGCGAGTCCGCCTTCGCGCACTACTTCGACATCGAGTGGGACCCCCGCAACGGCGCCGGCGGCAAGCTCGCCCTCCCCGTCCTCGCCTCGGAGGAGGACGCCGCGGCGATCACCGTCGACCGGAGCGGCCCCGAGCCGGTGCTGCGCTACCACGACCGCACCTTCCCCCTCGGGCGCGACGTGGGCGGCCTGGACGTGGAGCGGCTCCACTACGCGCAGCCCTACCGCCTCGTCCCGTGGACGTCGCCCGTGCGTTCCTACCGCCGGTTCTTCACCGTCGACGACCTGGCCGCGGTCCGGGTGGAGGATCCCGAGGTCTTCACCGCGACGCACGCCGAGGTCGGGTCGTGGTTCGCGGACGGGATCGCCGACGGCCTGCGCGTCGATCACCCGGACGGGCTCGCGGATCCCGTCGGCTACCTGCGCATGCTGCGCGAGCTCACCGGACCGTCCGCATGGATCGTGATCGAGAAGATCCTCGAGGCCGACGAGCCCGTGGAACCGGAGCTGCCCGTCGACGGGACCACCGGCTACGACGCACTGCGCGAGATCGGGCACGCCCTGCTCGACCCCGCCGGCGAAACGGGGCTGAGCGCGCTGCACGAGCGGTGGACCGGGGACGACGGTGCCGTCCGCTGGAACTCCGGCGCGACGCTGCGCCTGCGCGGCGAGCTCGCCGCCGCGGACCTGCGACCCGAGTTCCTCCGGTTGGCCCGCGCGATCCACCGCGAGATCGCCACGGCGGTGCCCCTCGACGACCTCGCCGACGCCGCGCTGTTCTGGATGAACGAGATCCCGTACTACCGCGACGACTACCCGGTGCTCGCGGCCCGATCCGCCGCGGCTCGGCGGCGCGCGCTGGACGCAGCGGGTTCGGCCGGCGCCGAGCCGGGCCTGCGACCCGCCCTGGAGGCGGTCGCCGCCGCCCGCGATCGCGGTGGCGAGTCCGCCCGGCGGTTCGCGCAGCTCACGGGCGCACTGTCGGCGAAGGCGCTGGAGGACACGGCCTTCTACCGCTCGGCCCGGCTCGTCTCGCTGCAGGAGGTGGGCGGCGCACCGTCGGACTTCGGGCCAAGCGACCCGCACCCGGCCCTCGCCCGGCGCGCCACGGACCGACCCGCGGCGATGACGGCCCTGACGACCCACGACACCAAGCGCGGCGAGGACGTGCGCGCCCGCATCGGCGTGCTGAGCCAGTGCCCGTGGGACTGGGCGGTGACCGTCGACCGGTGCCTGTCCCTGCTCCCGCCGCCGCCCGATCCGATGACGGGGCTGTTCCTGCTGCAGAACGCGTTCGGTGTGTGGCCGGAGGACGGGGTGGCTTCCGACGCGCTCCGGGCGCGCCTGCACGCGTACGCCGAGAAGGCGATGCGCGAAGGGCGCATCGGCACGTCCTGGCGCTCGCCCGACGATGCCTTCGAGGCAGCCGGGCACGCCTTCCTGGACTCCCTGTTCGACGGTCCGGCCGGCGCCGCGATGACGGAGCTGGTGGGCGAGCTGGCGCGGCACGGGCGGTCGGACGCGCTCGCGCAGAAGCTGCTGCAGCTCGCAGGCCCCGGGGTTCCCGACGTCTACCAGGGCACGGAGCGCTGGGAGGACTCGCTGGTCGACCCGGACAATCGCCGGCCCGTCGACTGGTCCGGCGCGGACGAGGCGCACCCCAAGCAGCACCTCGTGCGCACCGCGCTGCGACTGCGGCGGGAGCGCCCGGACAGTTTCGTCGGTGGTTCGTACCGCCCGCTCCTCGCGGAGGGGCCCGCCGCCGACCACCTGCTCGCCTTCCACCGCGGGCCGGACGCCGGCGCGCCGGACGTCGCGGTTCTCGCGACGCGCCACTCCCTCCGCCTGGAACGCGCCGGCGGCTGGCGCGACACGCGGCTCGAGCTGGGCGACGGAGCGTGGACCGACCGGCTGACGGGACACGTCGCCACCGGTCGGACGGCGCTCCAGGAGCTGTTCCTCGAACATCCTGTCGCCCTGCTGGTGCGCGAGTAG
- a CDS encoding macro domain-containing protein: MTASVPLLRVVCGDITQIRAEVVVNAANRAMRGGGGVDGAIHRVGGPSILEDCIRRFPDGLPTGGVGWTAAGELPARYVVHAVGPNHGAGEDDPALLRSCYSGAIRTATDLGARSMAVPLISAGVYRWPLDEAVSIALETILETPGDLDVITLVVFDDTVEARVRDLLGAGLAAHWVPYRILDAVVQLHEAGYRQVRCTPYVYATGHWRAEITVAGARAAADPVARYSSAAGQDYLDMRVEPWTSPVEVAAAVLRHLDRGLVPDRDPRHDAYVRWFGGLRSLAARRRAYPVAFREYGELPGWSVGDGPRYPDPPAD, encoded by the coding sequence ATGACCGCGTCGGTCCCGCTCCTGCGCGTGGTGTGCGGTGACATCACGCAGATCCGCGCCGAGGTGGTCGTCAACGCCGCGAACCGCGCGATGCGCGGCGGGGGCGGCGTCGACGGTGCGATCCACCGGGTCGGGGGTCCCTCGATCCTCGAGGACTGCATCCGGCGCTTCCCCGACGGCCTGCCCACCGGTGGCGTCGGCTGGACGGCGGCGGGCGAGCTGCCGGCCCGGTACGTCGTGCACGCCGTCGGCCCGAACCACGGTGCGGGCGAGGACGACCCCGCCCTGTTGCGGTCGTGTTACTCGGGTGCCATCCGGACGGCCACTGATCTCGGTGCCCGTTCCATGGCCGTGCCGCTGATCAGTGCCGGGGTCTACCGCTGGCCGCTCGACGAGGCGGTCTCCATCGCCCTCGAGACGATCCTCGAGACTCCGGGCGATCTGGACGTCATCACGCTGGTGGTGTTCGACGACACCGTGGAGGCGCGGGTGCGTGATCTTCTCGGTGCCGGGCTCGCGGCGCATTGGGTGCCGTACCGGATCCTCGACGCCGTCGTGCAGCTGCACGAGGCGGGCTATCGACAGGTGCGCTGTACGCCGTACGTCTACGCCACCGGACACTGGCGCGCCGAGATCACCGTCGCGGGTGCGCGGGCCGCGGCCGATCCCGTCGCCCGCTACTCGTCGGCCGCGGGGCAGGACTACCTGGACATGCGTGTCGAACCGTGGACGAGTCCGGTCGAAGTCGCCGCCGCGGTCCTGCGGCATCTCGACCGGGGCCTGGTGCCGGATCGCGATCCGCGCCACGACGCGTACGTGCGGTGGTTCGGCGGCCTGCGATCACTGGCCGCCCGCCGTCGGGCGTATCCCGTCGCCTTCCGCGAGTACGGCGAGCTGCCCGGCTGGAGCGTCGGAGACGGTCCGCGCTATCCGGACCCGCCCGCCGACTGA
- a CDS encoding 8-amino-7-oxononanoate synthase: MNGVQLDALGWLDGYAADRAAAGLRRSLTARRPGVAGLDLASNDYLGLSRHPRVLDAAADALRVWGAGSTGSRLVTGTTELHERFERDLADFLGAEAALCFSSGYLANLGVVTALAGRGALVVSDGGSHASLVDACRLSRARIVVTPRGDVNAVRDALADRSEERAIVLTDSVYSADGVLAPVAELHAAARAHGAALIVDEAHGLGVRGDGGRGLVQELGLAGEPDLVVTATLSKALGSQGGVVLGPERVRAHLIDAARPFIFDTGLAPSAVAAAGAALTELRAEPALAGRVLDRARAVAAGIGAPEPTSAVVSLVLGEPERAVAARDACAAEGVQVGCFRPPSVPEGTSRLRITVRADLTDDEVARAVDVIRRAVA; the protein is encoded by the coding sequence ATGAACGGTGTTCAACTGGATGCGCTCGGCTGGCTCGACGGCTACGCCGCGGACCGCGCGGCCGCAGGTCTGCGCCGCTCGCTGACGGCGCGGCGGCCCGGGGTCGCGGGACTCGATCTCGCCTCGAACGACTACCTCGGCCTGAGTCGTCATCCCCGCGTGCTCGACGCCGCCGCGGATGCACTCCGCGTCTGGGGCGCTGGATCGACCGGTTCGCGGCTGGTCACCGGAACGACGGAACTGCACGAGCGGTTCGAGCGCGACCTCGCCGACTTCCTCGGCGCCGAGGCGGCGCTGTGCTTCTCCTCGGGCTACCTCGCCAACCTCGGCGTGGTCACCGCCCTGGCCGGCCGCGGTGCGCTCGTCGTCTCCGACGGCGGCTCGCACGCCTCGCTCGTCGACGCCTGCCGCTTGTCCCGGGCACGCATCGTGGTCACCCCGCGCGGCGACGTGAACGCTGTTCGAGACGCGCTCGCGGATCGCTCGGAGGAACGCGCGATCGTCCTCACCGATTCCGTCTACAGCGCCGACGGGGTGCTCGCTCCCGTCGCGGAGCTGCACGCGGCGGCGCGCGCCCACGGCGCCGCGCTCATCGTCGACGAGGCCCACGGCCTGGGCGTTCGCGGCGACGGCGGTCGTGGCCTCGTGCAGGAACTGGGGCTCGCCGGTGAGCCCGACCTGGTCGTGACCGCGACCCTGTCCAAGGCCCTCGGCTCGCAGGGCGGCGTCGTCCTCGGTCCCGAGCGCGTGCGCGCGCATCTCATCGACGCCGCGCGGCCCTTCATCTTCGATACCGGTCTCGCACCGTCGGCGGTGGCCGCCGCCGGCGCCGCGTTGACCGAACTGCGTGCGGAACCCGCGCTCGCCGGTCGCGTGCTCGACCGCGCCCGTGCCGTGGCTGCGGGGATCGGTGCGCCCGAGCCGACCTCGGCGGTCGTCTCGCTGGTGCTCGGCGAACCCGAGCGCGCCGTCGCCGCGCGGGACGCCTGCGCGGCCGAGGGGGTGCAGGTCGGCTGCTTCCGCCCGCCGTCGGTGCCGGAGGGGACGTCCCGCCTGCGGATCACCGTGCGTGCCGATCTGACGGACGACGAGGTCGCGCGGGCCGTCGACGTGATCCGGCGGGCCGTCGCGTGA
- a CDS encoding FMN reductase gives MTRSLVVVAAGVSEPSSTRLLADQLADATRAAVSARGEAVDITVIEVRELARDLATVMTSGVPTPALTAAKDAIAAADGLIAVSPVFTASYSGLFKMFFDALDTDALTGVPVLVAATAGTARHSLVLDHALRPLFSYLRAQILPTGVFAATEDFGSSELASRISRAGAELAGALVQADGAVAGFGGPSDLSAPRRSGKSLDLGPVADFADLLRGHTGD, from the coding sequence ATGACCCGCTCCCTGGTGGTCGTCGCCGCCGGTGTCTCCGAGCCCTCGTCGACGCGATTGCTGGCCGATCAGCTCGCCGACGCCACGCGGGCCGCTGTGTCCGCCCGCGGCGAGGCCGTGGACATCACGGTGATCGAGGTCCGCGAGCTCGCCCGCGACCTCGCGACGGTGATGACGTCCGGCGTCCCCACACCGGCGCTCACCGCGGCCAAGGACGCGATCGCCGCCGCGGACGGGCTGATCGCCGTCTCGCCGGTGTTCACCGCGAGTTACAGCGGCCTGTTCAAGATGTTCTTCGACGCGCTCGACACCGACGCGCTGACCGGCGTCCCGGTGCTCGTGGCAGCGACGGCCGGCACCGCGCGCCATTCGCTCGTGCTCGATCACGCACTGCGCCCGCTGTTCAGCTACCTGCGCGCGCAGATCCTGCCGACCGGCGTCTTCGCCGCCACCGAGGACTTCGGTTCCTCGGAGCTCGCATCGCGGATCTCCCGCGCCGGCGCGGAACTCGCCGGCGCGCTCGTCCAGGCCGACGGTGCCGTGGCCGGCTTCGGCGGACCGTCGGACCTGAGTGCCCCGCGGCGCTCCGGGAAGTCGCTGGACCTCGGCCCGGTGGCCGATTTCGCGGACCTGCTGCGCGGCCACACCGGCGACTGA
- the bioB gene encoding biotin synthase BioB: MTGVLADIIEIAREQVLERGEGLSEEQVLAVLQLPDDKLDEVLQLAHEVRMKWCGPEVEVEGIISLKTGGCPEDCHFCSQSGLFESPVRSAWIDIPSLVEAAKQTAKTGATEFCIVAAVRGPDKRLMSQVAAGIEAIRNEVDIQIACSLGMLTQEQVDELKAMGVHRYNHNLETSKSHFPNVVTTHSWEERWGTLQMVREAGMEVCCGGILGMGETLEQRAEFAANLAELEPDEVPLNFLNPRPGTPFGDLDVLEPNEALKSVAAFRLALPRTILRFAGGREITLGDLGAEKGILGGINAVIVGNYLTTLGRPAETDLDLLGELKMPIKALNDTL; this comes from the coding sequence ATGACCGGGGTCCTGGCCGACATCATCGAGATCGCGCGCGAGCAGGTGCTCGAGCGCGGTGAAGGGCTGAGCGAGGAGCAGGTTCTGGCCGTCCTCCAGCTGCCCGACGACAAGCTCGACGAGGTGCTCCAGCTGGCCCACGAGGTCCGCATGAAGTGGTGCGGCCCCGAGGTCGAGGTCGAGGGCATCATCAGCCTCAAGACCGGCGGCTGCCCCGAGGACTGTCACTTCTGCAGCCAGTCGGGCCTGTTCGAGTCGCCGGTGCGGTCCGCGTGGATCGACATCCCGTCGCTGGTCGAGGCGGCGAAGCAGACCGCCAAGACCGGCGCCACCGAGTTCTGCATCGTCGCCGCCGTGCGCGGCCCGGACAAGCGCCTGATGAGCCAGGTCGCCGCCGGCATCGAGGCCATCCGCAACGAGGTCGACATCCAGATCGCGTGCAGCCTCGGGATGCTCACGCAGGAGCAGGTCGACGAGCTCAAGGCCATGGGGGTGCACCGCTACAACCACAACCTCGAGACGTCGAAGTCGCACTTCCCGAACGTCGTCACCACGCACTCCTGGGAGGAGCGCTGGGGCACCCTGCAGATGGTCCGCGAGGCCGGCATGGAGGTGTGCTGCGGCGGCATCCTCGGCATGGGGGAGACGCTCGAGCAGCGCGCCGAGTTCGCCGCCAACCTCGCCGAGCTCGAGCCCGACGAGGTGCCGCTCAACTTCCTCAACCCGCGCCCCGGCACGCCCTTCGGCGACCTGGACGTGCTCGAGCCGAACGAGGCGCTCAAGTCCGTCGCGGCGTTCCGTCTCGCCCTGCCGCGCACCATCCTGCGGTTCGCCGGCGGCCGCGAGATCACCCTCGGTGATCTGGGTGCCGAGAAGGGCATCCTCGGCGGCATCAACGCCGTCATCGTGGGCAACTACCTCACCACCCTGGGCCGCCCGGCCGAGACCGATCTGGACCTGCTCGGCGAGCTCAAGATGCCGATCAAGGCCCTCAACGACACCCTGTGA
- a CDS encoding DUF2567 domain-containing protein, with the protein MPTHTPTRSASHVVVPLVVGAVLGAAAALVWGTTAPGVRGVVLDTGQPVLRTDQFDNFFIATVLFVTVSAVGGLLTALGLFRGARRTPRGVALTLGAATLGVLIAVLLGQAVVNARFTGPGAPGLDFTAAPSIRLEGANVFALADHSGGTLGDLASWVLVLVWPGITALVCVVLALLGRLPDDEPAHAPSGAQVEAPPVRTPSS; encoded by the coding sequence ATGCCTACTCACACGCCGACCCGCTCCGCCTCCCACGTCGTGGTCCCCCTCGTCGTGGGGGCGGTGCTCGGGGCCGCCGCGGCGCTGGTCTGGGGCACGACGGCGCCCGGCGTGCGCGGGGTCGTTCTGGACACCGGCCAGCCGGTGCTCCGCACGGACCAGTTCGACAACTTCTTCATCGCGACGGTGCTGTTCGTAACGGTGTCCGCGGTCGGCGGGCTGCTCACGGCGCTGGGCCTGTTCCGCGGCGCGCGGCGCACCCCGCGCGGCGTCGCGCTGACGCTCGGCGCCGCCACCCTCGGGGTGCTGATCGCGGTGCTGCTCGGGCAGGCAGTCGTGAACGCGCGGTTCACCGGCCCGGGAGCACCCGGTCTGGACTTCACCGCCGCACCGTCGATCCGCCTCGAGGGTGCCAACGTCTTCGCCCTCGCCGACCACTCCGGCGGCACTCTCGGCGATCTGGCTTCGTGGGTGCTCGTTCTCGTGTGGCCGGGCATCACCGCGCTGGTCTGCGTCGTGCTCGCCCTCCTCGGACGGCTTCCCGACGACGAGCCCGCGCACGCGCCCAGCGGAGCGCAGGTCGAGGCTCCGCCGGTACGGACGCCGTCCTCATGA